The following are from one region of the Quercus robur chromosome 1, dhQueRobu3.1, whole genome shotgun sequence genome:
- the LOC126712495 gene encoding uncharacterized mitochondrial protein AtMg00310-like: MGCFLLPKGLCEDIERMMRNFWWGQRQQESKIAWVGWSKMCKSKREGGMGFRDLNAFNLAMLAKQGWRMLVDPYSLMARLYKAKYFPNSDVLSAKIGSNPSYAWRSIHQSLEVLRQGTRWRVGNGKLIHIWDDKWLPTPSTYKVVSPPKDFGDFPMVSALIDTDRKSWRRDRLENIFLPFEVETILNIPISFHLPEDSIIWMGNKKGSFSVKSAYYVARRILEKEDHGESSLGDVCAPLWKRMWQLNIPEKIRIFAWRL; this comes from the coding sequence ATGGGATGTTTCTTGCTCCCAAAAGGGTTATGTGAAGACATTGAGAGAATGATGAGAAATTTCTGGTGGGGACAAAGGCAGCAAGAGTCTAAAATTGCTTGGGTTGGATGGTCTAAGATGTGTAAATCAAAAAGAGAAGGAGGTATGGGTTTTAGGGATCTCAATGCTTTCAATTTGGCGATGTTGGCAAAGCAAGGCTGGCGAATGTTAGTAGATCCATACTCACTGATGGCTCGCTTATACAAAGCAAAATACTTTCCTAATAGTGATGTTCTAAGTGCAAAAATAGGGAGCAACCCATCCTATGCTTGGAGAAGCATACATCAAAGTCTAGAAGTTTTGAGACAAGGTACAAGGTGGAGAGTTGGAAATGGGAAGTTGATTCATATCTGGGATGATAAGTGGCTGCCAACTCCTTCAACATACAAGGTTGTTTCTCCACCAAAAGATTTTGGAGATTTTCCTATGGTGTCTGCGCTAATTGATACGGACAGAAAAAGTTGGAGGAGGGATAGACTTGAGAACATTTTCCTACCCTTTGAGGTGGAAACAATACTTAACATCCCTATTAGTTTTCATCTTCCTGAAGACTCTATAATCTGGATGGGAAATAAAAAAGGGTCCTTTTCAGTGAAAAGTGCCTATTATGTGGCTAGAAGGATCCTAGAAAAAGAGGACCATGGAGAATCCTCGTTAGGCGATGTATGTGCCCCGCTGTGGAAGAGGATGTGGCAGTTGAATATCCCGGAGAAAATTAGAATATTTGCATGGAGATTATGA
- the LOC126718628 gene encoding beta-glucosidase 12-like — protein MEFQGYKLLGFLLLLGSLSHSIAVAPRNVTASLNRNSFPAGFIFGTASASYQYEGAAKEGGKGPSIWDTYTHKYPDKIADGSNGDVAVDQYHRYKEDVGIMKEMNLDAYRFSISWPRILPKGKLSGGVNREGIKYYNSLINELLGKGLKPFVTIFHWDLPQALEDEYGGFLSPHIVYDFRDYAELCFKEFGDRVKHWITLNEPYSFSDGGYVTGQKAPGRCSAWQNRNCTGGNSGIEPYLVTHHQLLAHAAAVKVYKQKYQAAQKGVIGITLVSHWMVPYSNANGNQNAAQRALDFMLGWFLDPLTNGDYPHSMQSLVKDRLPKFTKEQSKLVRGSFDFIGLNYYTAYYATYAPQPNGVKASYATDSSANLTASRNGILIGAPAASSWLYVYPRGIRDLLLYTKRKYNNPLIYITENGVDEFNNATLSLEEALADNQRIEYYHSHLWYLLRAMKDGVNVKGYFAWSLLDNFEWSSGYTVRFGINYVDYKNGLKRHPKHSAHWFKNFLKK, from the exons ATGGAGTTTCAAGGCTATAAACTCTTAGGCTTCCTACTTCTGCTTGGCTCTTTGAGTCATAGCATTGCTGTTGCACCAAGAAATGTCACTGCTTCACTCAACCGGAACAGTTTTCCGGCCGGTTTCATTTTTGGGACAGCGTCGGCTTCTTACCAG TATGAAGGTGCAGCAAAGGAAGGAGGTAAAGGACCAAGTATATGGGATACTTACACCCATAAATAtccag ATAAGATAGCAGATGGAAGTAATGGAGATGTAGCTGTGGATCAATATCATCGCTACAAG GAAGACGTAGGGATTATGAAGGAGATGAATTTAGATGCATACAGGTTCTCAATCTCATGGCCCCGAATTTTACCAA AAGGAAAACTTAGCGGTGGTGTAAATAGAGAAGGAATCAAGTACTACAACAGCCTCATCAACGAGCTTCTAGGAAAAG GTTTAAAGCCCTTTGTGACAATTTTCCATTGGGATCTTCCCCAAGCCTTAGAAGATGAGTATGGTGGTTTCTTAAGTCCCCACATTGT GTATGATTTTCGGGACTATGCGGAACTTTGCTTCAAGGAATTTGGTGATCGGGTAAAGCACTGGATCACACTAAATGAGCCATATTCCTTCAGCGATGGTGGTTATGTAACAGGGCAGAAAGCACCTGGTCGATGTTCTGCCTGGCAAAATCGAAATTGCACTGGGGGGAATTCAGGAATAGAGCCATATTTGGTGACACACCACCAGCTGCTTGCTCATGCAGCCGCGGTTAAAGTGTACAAGCAAAAATATCAG GCAGCACAGAAAGGTGTTATAGGGATAACACTAGTGAGTCACTGGATGGTGCCATACTCTAATGCGAACGGCAACCAGAATGCGGCACAACGTGCCCTTGATTTCATGCTGGGATG GTTTTTGGACCCATTGACAAATGGTGACTATCCACATAGCATGCAATCTCTCGTTAAAGACCGATTACCCAAGTTCACCAAAGAGCAGTCCAAGCTAGTAAGAGGATCATTTGATTTTATAGGATTAAACTATTATACTGCTTATTATGCAACTTATGCACCTCAACCTAATGGTGTAAAAGCAAGTTACGCGACAGATTCTAGTGCTAATCTTACTG CTTCGCGCAATGGAATCCTCATTGGTGCTCCG GCTGCTTCAAGTTGGCTCTATGTGTATCCTAGAGGAATTCGAGATCTTTTGCTCTACACAAAGAGGAAGTACAATAATCCACTAATTTACATCACTGAGAATG GAGTTGATGAGTTCAATAATGCCACTTTGTCACTTGAGGAAGCCCTTGCTGACAACCAAAGAATTGAGTATTACCATAGCCATCTTTGGTACCTTCTTAGGGCTATGAA GGATGGCGTTAATGTAAAGGGATACTTTGCCTGGTCATTGTTGGACAACTTTGAGTGGAGTTCAGGTTACACCGTTCGATTTGGAATCAACTATGTAGACTACAAAAATGGGTTAAAAAGACACCCAAAACATTCAGCCCATTGGTTcaagaattttctcaaaaaGTAG